A window of Puntigrus tetrazona isolate hp1 chromosome 11, ASM1883169v1, whole genome shotgun sequence contains these coding sequences:
- the zmynd8 gene encoding protein kinase C-binding protein 1 isoform X1 yields MHPQSLAEGEGKESDAIEGMEIATRSKVSDQGSAERTVPKRKVSSPPHSSNGHSPSESSSSPVKKKKKPGAVNNSKDQSELRHGPFYYVKQPALTTDPVDVVPQDGRNDFYCWVCHREGQVLCCELCPRVYHAKCLKLAAEPEGDWFCPECEKITVAECIETQSKAMTMLTLDQLSFLLKFALQKMKQPGTEPFQKPVSLEQHPDYAEYIFHPMDLCTLEKNIKKKMYGSTEAFLADVKWILHNCIIYNGGNHKLTATAKVIVKICEHEMNEIEVCPECYLSACQKRDNWFCEPCSNPHPLVWAKLKGFPFWPAKALRDKDGQVDARFFGQHDRAWVPINNCYLMSKEIPFSVKKTKSIFNSAMQEMEVYVENIRKKFGVFNYAPFRTPYTPDNQFQMLLDPANPSAGSVKPEKQEKIKFSFDVTASPKLLVGKSMVSSGNVGSGTGRRISMTDMPRSPMSTNSSAHTGSDGEQETAEKGHGRASLPHYSTGEESVDCTASPAPTRAGTTLESPKPFHSPAPSTPVKQEKTPATGSILNLNLDRSKAEMDLKELSESVQQQQQQGAQPSLTSPKRQIRSRFQLNLDKTIESCKAQLGIDEISEDVYKGVEHSDSEESDKSDSSDSEYGSDDEQKSKSGQDDKNAVDDKNEKEPSKKKSKPSVATGEDKDNSTESAATASTATKGETSQKTSTSEPIAKDKPGMDSEKEPPEKLKAAPASPDSREKPKGSEEAVQPASVDVDMDSDSERELVIDLGDEQAGKERKRNRKDSAAVSALKEPTASKPEGKSTPISSSLTQPQNSTALSSSPTVKDPSQSPLAVPLNIIPLTAAPTNTTLSSSTLPITTPSTANSSSPLSTNTVKKQRPLLPRETVPVVQQAVVWNPTTKFQTSSQKWHMQKVHRQQQGQTQPAATQAQVLTQVQRSQQPQQQAQVSSSSSGQQPSSSTRYQTRQSVKTVQQKDTPHNTSTSAVTLVTSTPVSASMMAGPTVSSSSTSSTFTTGDFQIPTTSADVAADIAKYTNKIMDAIKGTMTEIYNDLTKSTSGNTIAEIRRLRIEIEKLQWLHQQELSEMKHNLELTMAEMRQSLEQERERIVTEVKKQMEVEKQQAVDETKKKQWCANCRKEAIFYCCWNTSYCDYPCQQAHWPEHMKSCTQSATSSQQEQESEGSTDVTPKAPGQSNNSPRETVSATPADKDSEVDKAKDSVTVTMS; encoded by the exons ATGCATCCACAGAG TTTGGCTGAAGGCGAAGGGAAGGAGTCAGATGCAATTGAAGGGATGGAAATCGCAACGCGATCCAAGG TCTCTGATCAAGGGTCAGCAGAAAGGACGGTCCCTAAGCGCAAGGTTTCCAGCCCCCCACACTCTTCAAATGGACACTCACCTTCAGAATCCTCCTCTAGTCCtgtaaaaaagaagaagaaaccaGGAGCTGTCAATAACAGTAAAGACCAG TCAGAACTAAGACATGGTCCCTTTTACTATGTGAAGCAGCCCGCACTCACCACAGACCCTGTTGATGTTGTACCGCAGGACGGGCGGAATGACTTCTACTGCTGGGTGTGCCACCGCGAGGGCCAGGTGCTCTGCTGTGAGCTCTGCCCGCGCGTCTACCACGCTAAGTGCCTCAAACTGGCCGCAGAGCCCGAAGGGGACTGGTTCTGCCCTGAATGTGAG AAAATAACAGTCGCAGAGTGCATAGAGACTCAGAGTAAAGCTATGACGATGCTCACATTGGACCAGCTGTCTTTCCTGCTGAAGTTTGCTCTACAGAAAATGAAGCAGCCAGGG acGGAGCCATTTCAGAAGCCGGTGTCGCTGGAACAGCATCCTGATTATGCAGAGTATATATTTCATCCCATGGATCTCTGTACTTTAgaaaag aatattaaaaagaaaatgtacggCTCCACTGAGGCTTTCCTGGCTGATGTGAAGTGGATTTTGCACAACTGCATCATTTATAATGGAG GCAACCATAAACTTACAGCAACAGCTAAGGTTATTGTCAAGATCTGTGAACATGAA atGAATGAGATCGAGGTCTGTCCAGAGTGCTATCTCTCTGCCTGCCAGAAAAGGGACAACTGGTTTTGTGAACCATGT AGCAACCCCCACCCTCTGGTCTGGGCCAAGCTGAAGGGATTCCCATTTTGGCCTGCTAAAGCTCTTCGAGACAAAGATGGACAAGTGGATGCACGGTTCTTTGGGCAGCATGACAG ggcCTGGGTTCCTATTAACAACTGCTACCTCATGTCCAAAGAGATCCCCTTCTCTGTGAAGAAGACCAAAAGCATCTTCAACAGTGCCATGCAGGAGATGGAAGTATACGTAGAGAACATCCGAAAAAAATTCGGAGTCTTCAATTATGCTCCGTTCCGCACACCTTACACACCAGACAACCAGTTCCAGATGCTCCTGGATCCCGCAAATCCTAGCGCGGGCTCAGTCAAACCTGAAAAACAGGAGAAGATCAAGTTCAGCTTTGATGTAACGGCATCTCCTAAGCTGCTTGTGGGAAAAAGCATGGTGTCCAGTGGAAACGTAGGGAGCGGAACGGGAAGGCGAATCTCGATGACGGACATGCCTCGTTCACCAATGAGCACTAACTCTTCTGCCCATACGGGATCAGATGGAGAGCAGGAGACTGCAGAGAAAGGTCATGGTAGAGCGTCTCTGCCACATTACAGCACTGGAGAGGAGTCAGTGGACTGCACTG CATCGCCTGCCCCTACTAGAGCCGGAACCACCTTAGAGAGCCCTAAACCTTTCCATTCACCGGCTCCCAGCACCCCTGTTAAACAGGAGAAGACCCCCGCTACCGGCAGCATCCTCAACCTCAACCTTG ATCGTAGTAAGGCGGAGATGGACCTGAAAGAGCTGAGTGAAAGTGTccagcaacaacagcagcagggGGCTCAGCCCTCCCTCACCTCCCCAAAGAGACAGATCAGGAGCCGTTTCCAGCTCAACCTGGATAAAACCATCGAGAGCTGCAAAGCACAGCTGG GTATAGATGAAATATCTGAGGATGTGTATAAAGGAGTAGAGCACAGTGATTCAGAGGAATCCGACAAGTCTGACTCCAGCGACAGTGAATATGGCAGCGATGATGAACAGAAATCTAAGAGCGGCCAAGATGACAAAAACGCAGTTGATgataaaaatgagaaagagcCATCCAAGAAAAAGTCAAAACCATCGGTGGCTACTGGTGAGGACAAAGACAACAGCACGGAGTCTGCTGCAACAGCCAGTACAGCAACCAAAGGAGAAACCAGCCAAAAAACAAGCACCTCCGAGCCTATTGCTAAAGACAAACCAGGTATGGATTCTGAGAAAGAACCTCCTGAGAAACTGAAAGCTGCTCCGGCATCCCCAGATTCTAGAGAGAAACCCAAAGGCTCTGAGGAGGCCGTGCAGCCAGCATCTGTGGATGTAGACATGGACTCGGACTCTGAGAGGGAGCTGGTCATAGACCTGGGAGACGAGCAGGCAGGGAAGGAGAGGAAAAGGAACAGGAAAGATTCAGCTGCTGTCAGCGCACTCAAAGAGCCCACAGCCTCCAAACCTGAAG GTAAATCCACTCCAATTTCAAGCAGCCTTACTCAGCCTCAAAACTCAACGGCGCTTTCCTCCTCCCCAACTGTTAAGGACCCATCTCAGTCCCCATTGGCCGTACCGCTTAATATAATACCCCTCACAGCAGCTCCGACCAACACCACTCTGAGCTCCTCCACCCTTCCCATCACCACTCCCTCCACCGCCAACAGTTCCTCACCCCTCTCCACCAACACAGTAAAGAAGCAGCGCCCATTACTGCCCCGAGAGACTGTGCCTGTGGTGCAGCAGGCTGTAGTGTGGAACCCCACCACCAAATTTCAGACGTCCTCTCAAAAGTGGCACATGCAGAAGGTGCACAGGCAGCAGCAGGGCCAAACGCAACCGGCGGCCACGCAGGCGCAGGTGTTAACGCAGGTGCAGCGCAGCCAACAACCACAGCAGCAAGCGCAGGTGTCCTCGTCCTCGTCGGGACAGCAGCCTTCATCCAGCACCAGATACCAAACACGGCAGTCTGTGAAAA CAGTACAACAGAAAGACACGCCACACAACACCTCCACCTCTGCCGTCACATTGGTGACCAGCACGCCCGTATCGGCCTCCATGATGGCAGGACCCACCGTCAGCTCTTCCTCTACATCATCAACATTCACAACTGGAGACTTCCAGATCCCCACCACATCTGCAGATGTAGCAGCTGATATAGCGAAGTACACTAACAAA ATCATGGATGCAATTAAAGGGACGATGACTGAGATATATAATGACCTTACCAAAAGCACGTCAGGAAACACAATAGCAGag ATTAGACGGTTGCGAATTGAAATCGAAAAACTGCAGTGGCTGCATCAACAAGAATTATCAGAGATGAAGCACAATTTAG AGCTAACCATGGCAGAGATGAGGCAGAGTCTTGAGCAGGAGCGGGAACGAATCGTGACGGAGGTCAAGAAGCAGATGGAGGTGGAGAAACAGCAGGCTGTAGATGAAACTAAAAAGAAGCAATGGTGTGCAAACTGCAGAAAGGAGGCCATTTTCTACTGCTGCTGGAATACCAGCTACTGCGACTATCCCTGCCAACAAGCACACTGGCCTGAGCACATGAAGTCATGCACACAGTCTG CAACATCATCTCAGCAAGAACAAGAGTCAGAAGGCAGCACAGATGTTACTCCCAAAGCCCCCGGACAGTCGAACAACTCTCCTAGAGAGACTGTGTCTGCTACACCTGCAGACAAAGACAGTGAAGTAGATAAAGCCAAGGACAGCGTCACTGTCACCATGTCCTAG